In Oryza brachyantha chromosome 2, ObraRS2, whole genome shotgun sequence, a single window of DNA contains:
- the LOC102720673 gene encoding protein FLX-like 2 translates to MVSKGRMPPYHHRGAGEPGPGPAHGMMRRDPYGGPPGMMLPPPAAAVLAGAGSGAFPYEMLPAPEMLEQKLMAQRGELQKLAVENDRLAVSHESLRKELAAAQQELQRLQAQGQAARAAEEQEMRGLLDKVAKMEADLKACDPLKAELQQAHAEAQGLVVARQQLAADTQKLSKDLQRNLGEAQQLPALMAERDAARQEYQHLRATYEYERKLRMDHSESLQVMKRNYDTMVAELDKLRAELMNAANIDRGMLYNTNTTQKDDGAPSLPVGQIAYDSGYGAAQGRTQPAGLGDSLSRNPAGTAPRAGFDPSRGNIYDTSHLASFSSSKVGGHDASRGTTGYNSLKGAGYDPSKASALGGQATAAAAHGSNADYYGSSQAAPPSYAWGQAASTYGSAQVSQSHASAPVQSTSYSAAAVRTFGSTQALPSYAQAQEQPSYGHTQLQSSYGSAQAPFTFAPAQGVSPYGSASQPPQYGAGQAATNPGSAYQAPHGRK, encoded by the exons ATGGTGAGCAAGGGGAGGATGCCGCCATACCACCACCGGGGGGCGGGGGagccggggccggggccggcgCACGGGATGATGCGCCGGGACCCGTACGGCGGGCCGCCGGGGATGATGCtgcctccgccggcggcggcggtgctggcGGGGGCGGGGTCGGGGGCGTTCCCCTACGAGAtgctgccggcgccggagatgcTGGAGCAGAAGCTGATGGCGCAGCGCGGGGAGCTGCAGAAGCTGGCGGTGGAGAACGACCGGCTGGCCGTGAGCCACGAGTCGCTGCGGAAGGAGCTGGCCGCCGCGCAGCAGGAGCTGCAGAGGCTGCAGGCGCAGGGGCAGGCGGccagggcggcggaggagcaggAGATGAGGGGCCTCCTCGACAAGGTCGCCAAGATGGAGGCCGATCTCAAGGCCTGCGATCCCCTCAAGGCTGAGCTGCAGCAGGCGCACGCCGAGGCGCAGGGCCTCGTGGTGGCGAGGCAGCAGCTGGCCGCCGACACGCAGAAGCTGAGCAAGGACCTGCAGAGGAACCTCGGCGAGGCGCAGCAGCTCCCGGCGCTCATGGCCGAACGCGACGCCGCTAGACAGGAGTATCAGCACCTCAG GGCTACGTATGAGTACGAAAGGAAGCTCAGGATGGACCACTCTGAGTCGCTGCAGGTGATGAAGAGGAATTATGACACCATGGTTGCCGAGCTAGACAAGCTTCGTGCCGAGCTGATGAACGCAGCTAATATCGACAGAG GCATGCTATACAATACTAATACCACACAGAAGGATGATGGTGCACCTAGTCTTCCTGTTGGACAAATTGCTTATGATAGTGGTTATGGAGCTGCACAG GGAAGGACACAACCTGCTGGTTTGGGAGACTCTTTAAGCAGAAACCCAGCTGGCACAGCTCCTCGTGCTGGATTTGACCCATCAAGaggcaatatatatgatacTTCTCATCTTGCTAGCTTCAGTTCTTCAAAAGTTGGAGGCCATGATGCATCAAGGGGTACCACAGGCTATAATTCTTTGAAAGGTGCTGGATATGATCCTTCTAAAGCATCTGCACTTGGAGGACAGGCaacagctgcagctgctcatGGGAGTAATGCAGATTACTATGGATCAAGTCAAGCCGCACCACCTTCATATGCTTGGGGACAAGCTGCATCCACTTATGGATCTGCACAAGTTTCGCAGTCACATGCATCTGCGCCTGTTCAATCGACATCCTACAGCGCAGCAGCTGTGCGTACCTTTGGCTCTACCCAGGCTTTACCATCATATGCACAAGCACAGGAGCAACCTTCATATGGACACACACAACTACAATCATCCTATGGATCAGCGCAAGCACCATTTACATTCGCCCCAGCACAAGGGGTGTCACCTTATGGATCAGCTTCACAGCCTCCACAGTATGGAGCTGGGCAAGCAGCAACTAATCCTGGCAGTGCTTATCAAGCTCCCCATGGACGTAAATAA